Part of the Sinorhizobium sp. BG8 genome, CCGCCTCATCGGGGCCTTGCTGATCGGCAACAATCTCGCCAACATCCTGGCATCCTCGCTCGCAACGAGCCTCTTCCTGCAACTATTCGGCGATTCCGGCGTCGCGATCGCGACCCTCGTGATGACCGTCATTCTCGTGATCTTTTCGGAAGTGCTGCCGAAGAGCTGGGCGATCGCCTCTCCGGACCGCTTCGCCCTCGCCGTATCGCGGATGGTGCGCGCATTCGTCGCCCTCGTCGGACCGCTCTCGACAGGGGTCAACGCCATCGTTCGCTTCCTGCTCGGTCTATTCGGCGTAACGCTCTCCAATGACGTTCCCATGCTTTCCGCGAGCGACGAGCTTCGCGGGGCCGTCGATCTGCTTCACCGCGAAGGATCGGTGGTCAAGGCCGACCGGGATCGCCTTGGCGGCGTTCTTGACCTCGGTGAACTCGAGGTCTCGGACATCATGATCCACCGCACGTCCATGCGCGGGATCAATGCCGACGACCCGCCCGAGGTCGTCGTGAGAGCAGTCCTGGAAAGTCCCTATACGCGGATGCCCCTCTGGCGCGGCGCGACCGACAACATCGTCGGGGTCGTCCACGCCAAGGATCTGCTGCGCGCGCTGGCGGAACCGGACGCCGAGCCGGGAAACATCGATATCACCAGGATCGCCCAGAAGCCCTGGTTCGTCCCGGACACCACCAACCTGAAGGAACAGCTCAACGCCTTCCTTCGCCGCAAGGCACATTTCGCCGTCGTCGTCGACGAATACGGCGAGGTGCAGGGGTGGTCACGCTCGAGGACATCCTGGAGGAAATCGTCGGCGATATCTCGGACGAGCACGACATCGACATGCAGGGCGTGAGGCAGGAAGCCGACGGCTCGATCGTCGTGGACGGCAACGTGCCGATTCGCGATCTCAACCGGGCGCTTGACTGGCAACTGCCCGATGAGGAGGCGACGACGATCGCCGGACTGGTGATCCACGAATCGAAGTCGATTCCGGAGGAACGCCAGGCCTTCACCTTCTATGGCAAGCGCTTCATCGTCATGAAGCGGGTGAAGAACCGCATCACCAAACTGAGAATCCGGCCCGCCGAAGAAGGACCGCCCTCGGTCCCCTAAGCTTCCTCAAGACATCTGCATCGCCCGTCCTCAGCGCGCGCCGGGCTCTCCCGGCGCTGCTGCCTCGATCGCGAGGGCATGCAGGCCCGCATTGAATTCGTCCTTCAGAAGCTCGTTCACCACGCGGTGCCTTGCGACCCGCCCCATCCCGGAAAATGCGGCGGAAACGATGCGCACCCGCATGTGGGTTTCGCCCGCGCCGGAGAAATCCGGTTGGTGCCCGGCATGAAGGTGGCTTTCGTTCACGACTTCGAGGCGCTCTGGCGAAAGGGCTTCCGACAACCTATCTTCTATCCGTGATTTCACAGTCATCGGTATGCCTTTCGGGCCCGGGGCTTGCCCTCGGGCTGAGTAAAATACTCCCAGAAAGCCAGCAACATTCCGCTTTGTCAATTCTTGTTGTGCCCCTCCACGGAGCCCATAATCAGGCCCATGAAACTTGATTCAAAATACTTCGATGGCATCCGGACCCGCCGCCGGGTGGAGCGCCCCGAGCCCATGGCACCCACGTGCCAGTGGGACGGGTGCGAGGAGAACGGCGTTCATCGCGCGCCGGTCGGCCGCAATGCGGAGGGCCAGTTTTTCCTCTTCTGCTTCGAGCACGTGAAGGAATACAACAAGGGCTACAACTACTTCTCCGGCCTTTCGGACAACGAGATCGCCCGCTACCAGAAGGAAGCGATCACCGGGCACCGCCCGACCTGGACGATCGGCGTCAACAAGGCGGCCAAGAACGGTCCCGCCCAGGGACACGTGCGTTCGGGCACGGCAGGCGCCAACCAGCGCATCCGCGATCCCTTCGGGTTCGTTGACCAGAGCCGGGCTCGCGGACCACGGCTGGAACCTCGCACCCGCAAGCTGAAGACCCTGGAAGCCAAGGCCTTCGACACGCTCGGCCTGCACGCGAACGCCACGGCGCAGGACGTCAAGAGCGCCTACAAGAGCCTTGTAAAAAAGCATCATCCCGATGCAAACGGCGGAGACAGGGGTTCGGAAGAACGTTTTCGCGCCGTTATTCAAGCATATCAATTGTTAAAGCAGGCCGGCTTCTGCTAGAGCAGGCGGAGCAGCCAACAGGATTTGAGGCGGGCGCGCGGATGGCGTCCGCTGCGGAGACATGATGACCAAGATGGATCTCGATATTTCCAACCTCCCGGACACCACGGTTTCGGTGCGGGAGGTTTTCGGCATTGACACGGACATTCGGGTGCCGGCCTATTCCAAGCCGGACGCCTATGTGCCCGAACTGGATCCGGACTATCTGTTCGATCGCGACACGACGCTCGCGATCCTGGCCGGTTTTGCCCACAATCGCCGCGTCATGGTGTCCGGCTATCACGGCACCGGCAAGTCGACCCACATCGAGCAGGTCGCCGCGCGTCTGAACTGGCCCTGCGTGCGCGTCAACCTCGACAGCCATGTCAGCCGTATCGATCTGGTCGGCAAGGATGCGATCGTCGTCAAGGACGGGCTCCAGGTCACCGAATTCAAGGACGGCATCCTGCCCTGGGCCTACCAGCACAATGTCGCGCTCGTGTTCGACGAGTATGACGCCGGTCGCCCGGACGTGATGTTCGTGATCCAGCGCGTGCTGGAATCGTCCGGCCGCCTGACGCTTCTCGACCAGAGCCGCGTGATCCGCCCCCATCCCGCCTTCCGCCTGTTTGCGACGGCGAACACTGTCGGCCTCGGCGACACGACGGGCCTCTATCACGGCACCCAGCAGATCAACCAGGCACAGATGGACCGCTGGTCGATCGTCACCGCCCTCAACTACCTGCCGCACGACAACGAGGTGAACATCGTCGCCGCCAAGGTGAAGTCGCTCGCTGGCAGGAAGGATGGACGTGAGACGATCTCGCGGATGGTCCGCGTCGCCGACCTGACCCGCGCCGCCTTCATCAACGGCGACCTTTCCACCGTCATGAGCCCGCGTACGGTCATCACCTGGGCGGAGAACGCCGAGATCTTCGGTGACATTGCGTTCGCATTCCGCGTCACCTTCCTCAACAAGTGTGACGAACTCGAAAGGGCACTCGTTGCCGAGCAGTACCAGCGCGCGTTCGGCGTCGAGCTGAAGGAAAGCGCGGCGAACATCGTGCTGGAGGCGACGGCCTGAGAGCCGGAGAGAATGCATGGCTGCTCGCGGTGACAATATCAGGCCAAGACCCGGCGCGCCGGTTGACGTGGAGCCCTTCCGCAGGGCTCTGACGGGGTGCGTGCGCGCGGTTGCGGGAGATCCGGAAGTCGAGGTCGTCTTCGCAAACGAGCGACCGGGACTGACGGGCGAGCGCATCCGGCTGCCGGAGATTTCCAAGCGGCCGACGCGCGAGGAACTGGCGGTGACCCGCGGCCTCGGCGATTCGATGGCGCTTCGCAAGGCCTGCCACAATGCCCGCGTCCACGCGACCATGTCGCCCCAGGGTGCCGACGCACGCGCCATCTTCGACGCCGTCGAGCAGGCCCGCGTCGAGGCGATCGGCGCGACAAGGATGGCCGGCATGGCCTCCAACCTCAGCTCGATGCTCTCTGAAAAATACGCCAAGGCGAACTTCGGCGCGATCACGCGGCAAGCGGATGCGCCGCTCGAGGAAGCAGTCGCGCTGATCGTTCGCGAGAAGCTGACCGGCGAAAGGCCACCGTCCTCCGCCGGCAAGGTGCTCGACCTCTGGCGCGAGTTCATCGAGGAGAAAGCCGCCACCGACATGGAGGGGCTTTCCGCCGCCATGAACGACCAGCAGGCCTTTGCCCGGGTCGTACGCAAGATGCTCTCGTCGATGAACGTCGCCGAGCAGTATGGCGAGGACGAGACCGAACCGGACGACCAGGACACCGAGACGGACGAGGACCAGCCGCGCAGCAACGAGGAGGACGACAGCACCTCCGAGGAGGAAGCCGGCGACGATACGGCACCCGCCGAAGAGAACGAGACCTCCCAGGAGGAAATGGACGAAGGCGAGATGGATGGCGCGGAGATATCCGACGACGATCTCACCGACGACGACAGCGATGATTCCGAGACGCCCGGCGAAGTGCGGCGCCCGAACAATCCCTTCACGGATTTCAACGACAAGGTCGACTATTCCGTCTTCACCGAAGAGTTCGACGAGACGATCATGGCCGAGGAGCTCTGCGACGAAGCAGAGCTGGACCGGTTGCGAGCGTTCCTCGACAAGCAGCTCGCCCATCTGCAGGGCGCTGTCGGCCGGCTTGCGAACCGCCTGCAGCGCCGCCTGATGGCGCAACAGAACCGGTCCTGGGAGTTCGACCTCGAGGAAGGCTACCTCGACAGCGCGCGCCTGCAACGCATCATCATCGACCCGATGCAGCCGCTTTCGTTCAAGCGCGAGAAGGATACGAACTTCCGCGACACGGTCGTCACGCTGCTGATCGACAATTCCGGCTCGATGCGCGGCAGGCCGATCACGGTTGCCGCCACCTGCGCCGACATCCTTGCCCGCACGCTCGAGCGGTGCGGCGTCAAGGTCGAGATCCTGGGCTTCACCACGAAGGCCTGGAAGGGCGGACAATCGCGCGAGACCTGGCTCGCGAGCGGCAAGCCGCAGACACCGGGCCGGCTCAACGACCTGCGCCACATCATATACAAATCCGCCGACGCGCCCTGGCGGCGGGCCCGGCGCAATCTTGGCCTGATGATGCGCGAGGGATTGCTCAAGGAGAACATCGACGGTGAGGCGCTGATCTGGGCGCACAACCGGCTCCTCGGACGCCCGGAGCAGCGTCGGATCCTGATGATGATCTCCGACGGGGCCCCGGTCGACGACTCGACTCTTTCCGTCAATCCCGGCAACTACCTTGAACGGCACCTTCGCGCCGTCATCGAGCAGATCGAGACACGTTCCCCCGTCGAACTGCTGGCGATCGGCATCGGGCACGACGTGACGCGCTACTACCGCCGCGCTGTGACGATCGTCGACGCCGACGAACTTGCGGGCGCCATGACCGAACAGCTTGCATCGCTCTTCGCGGACGAAAGCATGAGCCCGAGAGCAGGACGAACCCGGCGTGCAAGCTGATCCGCATTCCCACGGCGAGCAGCGATTGCGCAGATCCTGCAGGCGCAGGTCAGCGTCGAAGCTGCTTACGGCAGTTGCGGCGGTCGCCACCCTCGCCCTGTCCTGTTCCGGTATCGCCCGCGCGGGTCCGATCGACGTTCCTGTCGACAGCAGGACGATCACCGCATTCGCGATCGGCTCCCCTGCCCGCGTCTTCGACAAGCTCGAATTCGTCGGTGGCATCACCTATTCCTCGAACAACGCGCTGCTTGGTGCTGTCTCCTCGATCCGGTTCCGTCCGGACGGCACGCACTTCGTCGCGGTTCTCGACACCGGCCACTGGCTGACGGGGCGCATTGAGCGCGACGAAGGCGGAGCGCTCTCGGGTCTCGCGGACGTGCGGATTTCTCCCATGCTCGATGCGAAAGGCCAGGAGTCCAAGGTCAAGTACGAAGTGGACGCGGAAGGGCTTGCGCTCGCCGAGGGCAAGGCGCTGGTGAGCTACGAGCAGTTTCACCGCATCATGGCCTATCCGGACCCGGGCTTCGAGACGTCCGGGCCGAGCGGTTTACTGCCATTGCCGTATCCAACGCGGGAGCTGCGAAGCAACAGGGGTTTCGAGACGCTTGCCATGTCGCCCGAGCATGGACCGCTAGGCGCCGTCCCCGTAATCGTCGCCGAACGCAGCCTCGACGATGCCGGCAACATGCTGGCCGCCATCCTCGACGGCCCGATGCAGGGCAAGTTCAGCGTCGTTCGCCACGATCCCTACGACGTCACCGATGGCGCGTTCCTGCCAAACGGCGACCTGCTGCTCCTCGAGCGGCGGTTCCGGCTTTCGGACGGCGTCGGAATGCGCATCCGCAGGATCGCCGCCGATGACATCAAGCCGGGCGCCGTGGTCGACGGAGAAGTGTTGCTCGACGCCGACATGAGCCACCAGATCGACAACATGGAAGGCATGGACATCGTTGCCATGCCCGACGGCGACGTGCACATCATCGTGGTGTCCGACGACAACCACTCGATCCTGCAGCGCAACCTGATGCTGGAATTCCGCTTCGCCGGCCTCGACTGACGTCGGTCAGGCTGAAAGCGCCCTGAGCTTCACCGCCGCCCGGCCCACATCCTCCAGCCAATGGTCTCGGATACCCATTTCTCGCAGGTGGTCGAGCGTGCTGGTGACATAGTCGATGTTCGCACCGGACCTGCCTGTCGCACGGCTGACGGTCTCGGCCGCCTCCTCTATGCCGAGCGATCCCGCATACTGCTGGTGCTCGCGGTCGATGACATAGGTCACCGCCGTGACCCTGCGTCCATCGGCAAGCGAGGCCAGCAGATTGCGCTCCTTGTAGACGTGGGTGACGAGTTCGCGCTCGCGCAGATAGTCGACGACGGCCGCGCTTCGCTCCGGCAGGACACGGAAAGCCATTCCCCTGCACGACCCGCCCCTGTCCAGGCCGAGGACGAGGCCGGGGCTTTCCTGCGTGCCCCGATGCACCCAGGAGCGCACGCAGAGCGAGCGCCTGAAACCGTAGAGATGGGCCTGCTGCCGTTCCTCGAATTCGAACCCCGGATTCCACATCAGGGATCCGTAGCCAAACACCCAAAATTCGTCCATATCCACGCCGCTTACCTCGAAGACCGAAAAGCTGCCGCATTTCCGGTCATTCTCCGGAGCACAGGCAAATCAAGCGCCCACCATTGGAGAACATCATGGCATCGTCAAGCCACGCCGTTCAGCGAGGCAGCGCCCGTAAGATACGGGCCCTCGCGATTGGCGTGCTCCTCTTCGTTGTGCTCTATTGCGCGGCCTGGTTTTATGGCGCGAACCGGCTCTCGACCTTCCTCGGTGACCGCATGAGCGCACTGGACAACGGTCGTTTCTCGGTGTCCTGCCAGGATCTCGACGTCCGCGGCTTTCCCTTCCGCGTCGGCGTTTTCTGCAATTCGGTCGACATCGACGACAGGACGTCCGGTACTTCCGCGACCCTTGGCGCGCTGCGATCGGCGGCGCAGGTCTACAGGCCCGGGCATGCGGTCGTGGAGGTCGACGGGCCTGCGCAGATCCGCGTCTCGCCCGATCTTTCGCTCACGGCCGACTGGGCGCTCCTGCGCGCAAGCGGCGTCGCATGGCGGGATGGATTGCAGCGCGCATCGCTTGCCTATGACGAAATGAAGGGCAAGCTCAGCGCACCTTCGGCAGGCGGATCGGCGCGCTTCGTCATTCGCCACGGCGAGATGCATATGCGCCAGAATGGCGAGGCGCTCGACGTGGCCCTGTCGGTCAACGGCCTGTCCCTCGAACTCGAGGGCAGCATGCTTCCCGTGGTCGACGTTGCGGCCGACGCGACGCTCGACGGGGCAAGCTCCTGGATTTCCAGCGAGGGGATGCCACCGAACGCCCCCCGCGGCCTGAAGGGCGCTCTCCACGGCGTCTCGCTCGACTTCGGCGATGGGCACACCGCATCGCTCTCGGGACCGTTCTCGATCGACGACGACGGCGAGCTTTCAGGAAATTTCGATCTCGTCATCCACGGCATCGACGTCTGGAGGGATTCAGTCTCGCGCTCCTTCCCCGAAATGGCGGGAACGACATCAGGCATAGCGGAAATGATCAAGGGACTCTCGGAGGACGGGCAGAATGCGACGGTGAAGCTCACCGTCAACAAGGGAACCGTCTATCTGGGCGTGATCCCGATCGCCTTCCTGGAGAGCTTCTGACGATCTGTTGCCGGAAATCGCTTCGGCAAGCGGCCGTGCAGAGGGACTGTATCAGCCCTTGGACGGATCGGCGGGACGGCCGAAGTTCGGCGCCGCCGTATCCTGCCCCGCATCGATGATCGACCGGCGGATCGCGCGGGTGCGGGTGAAGAGGTCGAAGAGCTTCTCGCCATCGCCCCAGCGGATCGCGCGCTGCAGATAGGCGAGATCCTCGGAGAAGCGGGCGAGCATCTCCAGAATTGCCTCCTTGTTGTGAAGGCAAACGTCCCGCCACATGGTCGGGTCGGAGGCGGCGAGACGGGTGAAGTCGCGGAAGCCGGACGCCGAATACTTGATGACTTCCGACTCCGTCACCGTCTCCAGGTCGTCGGCGGTGCCGACGATGTTGTAGGCGATGATGTGGGGCAGGTGCGAGACGATGGCCAGCACCTTGTCGTGGTGGGCGGTATCCATCTCGTCCACTTTCGAGCCCAGCGTCTCCCAGAACGTGGTGAGCTTCTTCTTGGCCGCCTTGTCGGTGCCCGGTACAGGCGTGAGAATGCACCAGCGGCCGCGAAACAGCTCCGGAAAGCCCGCGTCCGGCCCCGAGTGCTCCGTGCCGGCCAGCGGATGGCCGGGAATGAAGTGCACGTTCTTCGGCATGTGCGGCAGCATCTGCGCCACGACCGACGCCTTGGTCGATCCGACGTCCGTGACGATGGCGCCCGGCTTCAGGTGGGGTGCGATCTCGCGAGCGACGTCGCCGGACGCACCGACGGGGACGGACACGATGACCAGATCCGCGTCCTGCACGGCTTCTCCAGCGTCGAGCGTGTAATCCGTGCCGAGCTCGAGTTCCCTTGCGCGATCGAGCGTCTTCTGGCTGCGCGTGGACACGGTCACGGAACCGGCGATCCCGAGGTTCTTGACGGCGCGGGCGATCGATGAGCCGATCAGGCCGATGCCGATCAGGGTGATTTTGTCGAATTGACGATCTGACATGCCGCGCGTTCCATGATGAATAGTCGCCGCCGGGTCCGCTTCAAACATGTACGGCACCCGGTCGTTCCCGGAGGTTTCAGCAGCACTTACCGGTGAAGCTGTGGATTGTCGAGGCCCTGGGTCGGTGCCGCCGACTTGGCATGCTTGCGCGTGGTGGGGACGCCGTGACCTGCAAGGACCGGAACGAAGACGCGCCGAGATGCCCTGACCGCGACCGGCAGGCCCTGATAGAGGCGCTTCTGTGCCTCGACGACGATGACGCCCGCGAACATCGGCCAGAGCATCCGCCCGAGCCGCTCGAATATGCCGCGCAGCTTGAGCACGCTCCTGAGTTTCGAAGGCGGGAAGAACAGAGCGTCCGCATAGGCGCCGGGCGTGAAGTTTGTTTCCCGCAGGAGTGCGGTGAGCTGCCGCCTGGAATAGGGCCGTCCCGATCCGAACGGTGTGTGCTCCATTCGTGCCCACACGCCGCGACGGTTCGGGACCACGATGACGAGGCGACCACCGGGCGCCAGCACCCGCCAGAGCTCCTTCATGGTTTCCCGCGGGTTTTCCGCATATTCCAGCGAATGTACCATGAGGATGCGGTCTATCGATGCATCCGGCAGCGGCAGTTCCTCGTCGAAGACCAGCGCCGTGGACGACAGCTCGCCCGGCGGCCAGTTCACCGCGCCCTGGCCGGCCGGCATGAAGGCAAACGTCCGCTCTGTATCCTCGCGAAAGCGCTCGAGATAGGGGATCGCATAGCCGAGGCCGATCAGCCGCTCTTCCGGGAGACGGGCCCAGATCGAGGAGAGCGCCATCGTGATCGAATGGCTCGCAAGTCGCCCGAGCTGTGAATGATAGAATTCGCGGAGATCGACAATATCGGCGTGCATGGGTGTGATGTTAGCGATGGGCGGATGGACTTCAAGGCCGGAACCCTTACATTCCCGCCGAACGAAAGAAACTGAAGGGAGATCCGACCATGGCCGCGCTTGAGATCGAGCTGTTCAACTGCCGCAGTGACAATTTCGGCGTGCTGTTGCACGATCCGGTGACAGGCGCAACGGCGAGTATCGATGCGCCCGAGGAGAAGCCGATACTCGACGCGCTTGCCCAGCGCGGGTGGCACCTGAGCCACATCCTGACTACCCATCATCACGGCGATCACGTTGAGGCAAACCTCGCGCTGAAGGAGCGCTTCGGCGTCACGATCATCGGCCCGGCCCGGGAATCGCCGCGCATTCCGGGCATCGACCGCGGCGTCGACGAAGGAGACAGCTTCGATTTCGCCGGCCATCCGGTGGAGGTGATCTCGACACCGGGCCATACGGCCGGTCACATCTGCTTTCATTTTCCCGAGGACAACCTGCTGTTTGCGGCCGATACGCTCTTTGCGCTCGGCTGCGGGCGTCTTTTCGAGGGAACGCCCGCCGAGATGTGGAACTCGCTCTCGAAGCTCGCACGCCTGCCCGAGGAAACCGAGGTCTACTTCGGCCATGAATATACCCTCTCCAACGCCCGCTTCGCGGTGACAGTCGATCCGGAAAACGCCGAACTCGCTCAGCGCGCCGCGGAGATCGAGAAGCTGCGTGCGGCGGGCAGGCCCACGGCACCGACGACGATCGGGCTCGAGAAGAGAACCAATCCGTTCCTGCGCGCCGCCGATCCCGCGATCCGCAAGCACCTCGGGATAGAGACGGCAAGCGACGCGGAAGTTTTCGGCGAGATCCGCGCCCGCAAGGATCGCTTCTGATGACTCCGGCCGAGATCATCGAGGCGCTGGGCATGCAGCGACATCCTGAAGGCGGCTCGTACGTTCAGACGTTCCGCGACGCAGCCGGAGGATCGCGCGGTCACTCCACCGCGATCTACTACCTTCTCGAGAAGGGCGAGCGCTCCCACTGGCATCGGGTGCGGGATGCCGCCGAGGTCTGGCACTACTATGCCGGTGGGCCACTGGCGCTTTCGATTTCCGAGGACGGCATCACGGCGGAAACGAAGACGCTCGGCCCCGACCTTGCCGCGGGCGAGCGCCCCCAGATGCTGGTTCCCGCCAACTGGTGGCAGTCGGCCGAACCGCTCGGCGAATGGACCCTCGTCGGATGCACGGTCGCGCCGGGGTTCGACTTCGCTTCATTCGAGATGGCGGAACCGGGCTGGGAGCCCGGCCCGACCTGCTGAGGGCAGAGCGCGGCTTTTGCCCGGATCGGTGCGTCAGGCGCCTTCTGCGGCCCGTTGCCGGCCCCGTCGGAAGATCATTTCGTTGGCGGCGAGCACGGCGCCTCCCGTCACGAGCAAGCACGCCGCCGCAATGCGCCACGAGGGTTCCGCGAAGCCCGCGAGAATGAGGATCAGGGTCGACAGAAGCGGTGCTGCATAGCTTGCAGCTCCGAGGATCTGGATGTCACCATTCTTGACCCCGAAATCCCAGGCGTAGAAAGCGGCTCCGACAGGCAGCAGGCCGAGACCCAGTACGGCGAGCCACTCGAAAGCGGACCCGGGCCAGACGGTCGTCTCGAGCCCAAGATGGCAGAAAAGCGACAGCACCGATGTGACAAGGCAAAAGCCGGTAACGACATCGGTGGATACCGCCTCGAATCGGCGCGTGAGCAGCGAATAGCCCGACCACGTGAAGGCACAGAGGAACGCTGCTCCATAACCGATCGCATACTCACCATCGAAGGCGACGCCGTTGCGCCCGACGATCAGCACCGTGCCCGCAAGGCCCGCAAGCGCTCCGGCGATGTGATACCAGCGCAACCGCTCTCCGGGCAGGAGCGCCGAGCCAACGACGATCAACAGCGGCCAGAGATAGGCGATCAGCCCCGCCTCAACCGCCGGAGCGTTCCGGAGCGCGGTGAAATAAAGGAAGTGATAGCCGAAAAGGCCGGCGATACCGACGATCCAGACCTTGGCCGGCTGCCGGAGCAAGGCCAGTCGTTGCGGTCTTGCTGCGAGCACCAGGATACCGGGGATGCTGCCGATGAAGAAGCAGATCGCCGAAAGCTGGAACGGCGGCATCTTGCCCGACGCGGCCGTGAAAAGGGCAAGCAGGGACCACATGAGAATTGCGGAAAAGCCGATCAGCGTCGCGCGAAATTTCACGTTCGATCATCCTCGAAAGGGAAGGGAGAACTAGCCGCCGAAGCGGGTGGCCGATACGGTCACCGGCCCGTATTTGGTAGGAATACGCACGAAGACGGGAGCGTAGACATTGGCGGTGTCCGCTTTGGCGAACCAGATTTCCATGGTCTTCAACTGACGCAGATACTCCACATCGAGGCGCCCCTTGCGGTAGCCGGACTTCGGCACGAAACGAATGCCGCAGACGATGACCTCGCCCTCGAAGCCCTTGGTCGAGAAGGATCGCGTGCCCTTCGCCACAAGCTTGATGTCCATCCGCGACTCGCCGTCGAAGATCGGCAGCGTCTTGGGGCAGACCCGCGTGCCCGCCGGAATGATCAGTCCCGAGATAGGATCAAGGACGGAGCGCATGTCACTCTTCGTCACCGGCACCCAGTTCTTCGTGCGCCTGCGTTGGGGCTGCATCTGGGCCGAAACGACATTGCCGTTGTCGAAGGTTACATCGATCTTGCGACCTCGCTTGCCGCTCTGGTAGACGACGGAATAGGTCTGCGCGCGCAGCTTGTCGCGGGCAATCGTGCCGGAAACGGAAGTTGTTCCGCGCGTGCTCGAAAGAATGTCTGCGAGGCCGGCCGAACTCATCCGGCCATGGATGGAATAGCGACTTCCGGAGAACTCGGATCGGAATGTTGCGACAGCGACCGGCAGGCCCGCGAGCCTTATGCTGTAATCGGTAACGTGCTCGACTTCGGCAGCGAACGCCGGAACACTGCCGCCCGACAGCATGAGCGGCATTGCGACGGCTGCAATCCAACTCCGCCAGTTCATTCGCACCACGCTCCTCTGCACGCCTTGGCGTATAAATTCATTGAGGCGATTATACGCCGTTTGCGCGGGGCGACAGCAGGTAATCTCGAGCCGCCCGCACGCGTCGCGCGCTCCGCGCACGACTTGTCTTTTGGCCGCAAATCAGCGCATTTTGCAACAGAATTCCCGTCAGGCCCAAGGTTTGGCTTGACGTGCCTGCGCGGTATGACTATAGAACCGCAACTTTCCAATAAGGCCAGACGGACTGCGGCCGGGCACGGCACTGGAATCGTATTGTCCGAAACCGAAGAAGAATAGGTGTATCCATGTCCCGTAGTTGCGAATTGACCGGCAAGGGCGTCCAGTCGGGCAACAATGTGAGCCACGCAAACAACAAGACCAAGCGTAGGTTCCTGCCGAACCTCTGCAATGTCACGTTGATCTCCGACTCGCTCGGCCAGCGTTTCCGTCTTCGCGTTTCTGCGGCTGCACTGCGTTCCGTTGAACATCGCGGCGGTCTCGATGCCTTCCTGCTGAAGGCAAACGAGAACGAACTGTCGATGCGCGCACGTCTGCTGCGTCGCCAGATCGTCAAGAAGACGGCTGCTGCCGCCTGATTTCAGGCCGGTAACCACTATAACAGCTTGAAGGCTTGACCGGACCGCCGGTCAGGCCTTTTGGTTTGTTCTATCGATTATCACTCCAACTGGTGGCATCACCCAGGATAAAAAAATGCAGGCGAACCGCATTACGTTTTTCTACGTCCTCCTGATGACGCTCGTCGTCGTCTCCTCCAATATCCTCGTCCAGTATCCGCTTTCCGGAACCCTTTTCGGCATAAGCCTGGGCGATCTGCTGACCTATGGCGCCTTCACCTATCCGGTCGCCTTCCTGGTCACCGACCTCACGAACCGTCAGTTCGGACCGAAGATCGCCCGTCGCGTCGTGGTGGCCGGCTTCGCCGTCGCTGTCCTCTTCTCCTTCGCGGTCGCGTCGCCGCGTATCGCGATTGCCTCGGGCTCGGCCTTCCTGGCGGGCCAGCTCCTCGACATCTCCGTGTTCAACAAGCTCCGCCGACAGACCTGGTGGCGGGCACCG contains:
- the rpmB gene encoding 50S ribosomal protein L28, giving the protein MSRSCELTGKGVQSGNNVSHANNKTKRRFLPNLCNVTLISDSLGQRFRLRVSAAALRSVEHRGGLDAFLLKANENELSMRARLLRRQIVKKTAAAA
- a CDS encoding VUT family protein, coding for MQANRITFFYVLLMTLVVVSSNILVQYPLSGTLFGISLGDLLTYGAFTYPVAFLVTDLTNRQFGPKIARRVVVAGFAVAVLFSFAVASPRIAIASGSAFLAGQLLDISVFNKLRRQTWWRAPLIASLIGSALDTLMFFSFAFAPFFSFFGPNDDFAIGSAPIFGVLAAEAPRWISWALGDFTVKVLVGIVMLLPYGALMSVLKPMPGVEKTA